Genomic DNA from Pigmentiphaga litoralis:
ACTTCGCGCAGGATGGTGCCCGAACCCAGCAGCTGCACCTTCAGGTCGGCCTTGGCTTCGCTCTTGATCAGCGGGTACATGCCGCGGATGATGCCTTGCTCGTCGCCTTCCTTCAGACCCGGCTGCGCATAGTTCTCGTTCATTACCGTGATGTAGTAATAAACGTTTTCCTGGTCTTCGATCATGCGCTTCATGCCGTGCTGAATGATCACAGCAAGTTCATGCGCAAACGTCGGATCGTAGGCTACGCAGTTCGGGATGGTCGCGGCCAGCAGGTGGCTGTGACCGTCTTCGTGCTGCAGGCCTTCGCCGTTCAGCGTCGTGCGGCCGGCGGTGCCGCCCAGCAGGAAGCCCCGAGCCTGCATGTCGCCAGCGGCCCAGGCCAGGTCGCCAATACGCTGGAAGCCGAACATCGAGTAGTAGATGTAGAACGGCACCATGATGCGGTTGTTGGTCGAGTACGACGTGGCAGCCGCGATCCACGAGCTGAATGCGCCCGCTTCGTTGATGCCTTCTTCCAGGATCTGGCCGTCTTCCGACTCGCGGTAGTACATGACCTGCGCCTTGTCGACCGGAATGTACTTCTGGCCTTCGTGGGCGTAGATGCCGATCTGGCGGAACATGCCTTCCATGCCGAAGGTGCGCGACTCGTCGGGCACGATGGGCACGACGCGCGGACCCAGTTCCTTGTCACGCAGCAGCTGCGTCAGGATCCGGACGAACGCTTGCGTGGTCGAGATCTCGCGGCCTTCGGCGGTCGGATCGAGCACGGCCTTGAAGGTCGAGAGCGCAGGAACGTTCAGCTTCTCATCGGCGTTCAGGCGGCGTTTCGGCAGGTACCCGCCCAGGGCCTTGCGGCGCTCGTGCAGGTACTGCATTTCTGGCGAATCTTCCGGCGGCTGGTAGAAAGGAACGTCTTCCAGCTTGTCGTCGGCGATCGGGATGTTGAAACGGTCGCGGTAGGCACGGATGATGTCCGCGTCCAGCTTCTTTTGCTGGTGAGCCGGGTTGCGCGACTCGCCGGCGGTGCCCATGCCATAGCCCTTGATGGTCTTGGCCAGGATGACCGACGGACGGCCCACGCTCTTGGAGGCGGCGTCGAACGCGGCATACACCTTGTGGGGGTCATGGCCGCCACGGTTCAGGCGCCAGACGTCTTCGTCGCTCATGCGGCTGACCATTTCCAGCAGCGCCGGGTGCTTGCCAAAGAACTTTTCGCGCACGAATGCGCCGTCGTTGGCCTTGTACGCCTGGTACTCGCCGTCGACGGTTTCTTCCATGACCTTGCGCAGGATGCCTTCCTTGTCGCGCGCAAGCAGCGGATCCCAGTAACCGCCCCAGATCAGCTTGATGACGTTCCAGCCCGAGCCGCGGAATTCGCCTTCCAGTTCCTGGATGATCTTGCCGTTGCCGCGCACCGGACCGTCCAGGCGCTGCAGGTTGCAGTTGATCACGAAGACCAGGTTGTCGAGGTTTTCGCGCGAAGCCAGGCTGATGGCGCCCAGCGATTCGGGTTCGTCCATTTCGCCGTCGCCGCAGAATACCCAGACCTTGCGGTTGCTGGTGTCGGCAATGCCGCGGGCGTGCAGGTACTTCAGGAAGCGGGCCTGGTAGATCGCCATCAGGGGGCCAAGGCCCATCGAGACGGTCGGGAACTGCCAGAACTCGGGCATCAGCTTCGGATGCGGGTACGACGACAGACCCTTGCCGTCCACTTCCTGGCGGAAATTGTTCAGTTGGTCTTCGGTCAGGCGGCCTTCAAGAAAGGCGCGGCCGTAGATGCCGGGCGACGAGTGACCCTGGAAGTACACCAGGTCGCCACCGTGGCCTTCATGCTCGGCGTTCCAGAAATGGTTCTGGCCCGTGCCGATGATGGTGGCGAGCGACGCGAACGACGCGATGTGACCACCCAGGTCACCGCCGTCGGCCGGGTGCAGGCGGTTGGCGCGAACGACCATGGCCATGGCGTTCCAGCGCACGTACGAGCGGATGCGCTCTTCAAGGTCCAGCTTGCCCGGATGGCGCGGCTCCATATGCGGCGGGATCGTATTGACATACGCCGTGTTCGGAGAGAACGGGATGTAGGCGCCCGAGCGGCGAGCGTGATCGATCAGACGTTCGAGCAGATAGTGGGCACGGTCCGGCCCTTCGCGGTCCAGTACCGCCTCGAGTGCATCGAGCCATTCCTGGGTTTCAAGCGTATCTTCGTCGTTGGCGGCGCCTTCGCCGGCCCCGATCTGAGGAAGAGCGGACATATCTGTCTCCTGAGTCTATGGTCGTCCGGCAAATGGGTAAATCCGCCGGGCTTTTTGCCCCTCGATGCCTGGTCCGCGCAAGCTGTATTTCGCACGAAAAGGAGCAACTTGGCCGCGATTCTAGAAGGCGGCCTTACCTCGTGGCAACCTAAATTTCATGCTGCGGTGCGTCATATCATAATGTGAAATGTCCCACGTAAAAAATGTGAAGGCCTTGTGCCAAACATAGGCGGAATCGCCCAACAAGCCCGCTGCGGCTGCGTAAACTACGCGGATGTCCAGCACTACGCCTCCCAATATTCCTGCTCCGTTTCGTGAGCATGTTCGCCTGCGCCGCCGCAGCTGGTATTGGCTCACGCCTGCCATCGCGCTTGGCCTGTTCGTTTGCGTCATGGGCTCGATCCTGTGGTGGCTCGATGCCCGCGACGACGCTCAACGTTACGGCACGCTGGTGCGTGACGTCGATTGGGCACAACAGTCCATGCGGCTGCGCATGCTCGCCGCCCGGGACCGCATCGGCGCCCTGGGCCGCGACCTCGTTCGCACCAATATGAATGAAGGGCGGTTTCTTGACGACGCCCGCGAACTGCTGACCGAACACCCCGAAATCATCCACGTGGCCTGGCTGGATGCCGACCGCCGCGCGCAATGGATTTCCACGCCCGAACGGCGCGCCAGCCAGTCCTTCCGCATGAGCACCCCGGGCGTATCGGACCCGGGCGCCGTCATGGCCTTCGAAATCGCGCGCAACGAACATCGTCCCACCTATTCGCGGCCCTACCAGGGCCAATACAACGAGGTCTACGTCGACCTCTATCTTCCGGTTTTCCAGAACGAACGCTTCCTGGGCAATCTGGCAGCTGTCTATTCGGTGGACAGCATGCTGCAGCAGTTGATTCCCCAGGAAACGGGCCGCAAATACAAAGTGTCGATATTGGATGGCGAGGACCGCACGCTGGTGTCCTCGTCGTCGCGCGCCGACAAGGCGGCCGTCAACGCCTACGAAGTCCCCCTCGATCCGCCCGGCAACGGGATGGTGCTGCGCGCGCACGCTTACCGCACCACGACCGAAACGTCGCAGACCATGCTGGTATGGGTGGTCGTATCGCTGTCGGCAGTGATCATCTGGAGCCTGCTGGCCCTGTGGCGCCATACCCGTTTCCGGTCCCAGGCCGAAGAAGCCCTGATCGCCGAAACAGGTTTCCGGCGGGCGATGGAAAACGCCATCCTGACCGGCATGCGCGTGATCGACATGGAAGGACGGATCACCTACGTGAACCCGGCCTTCTGCCGCATGATGGGCTGGAAC
This window encodes:
- the aceE gene encoding pyruvate dehydrogenase (acetyl-transferring), homodimeric type, with the translated sequence MSALPQIGAGEGAANDEDTLETQEWLDALEAVLDREGPDRAHYLLERLIDHARRSGAYIPFSPNTAYVNTIPPHMEPRHPGKLDLEERIRSYVRWNAMAMVVRANRLHPADGGDLGGHIASFASLATIIGTGQNHFWNAEHEGHGGDLVYFQGHSSPGIYGRAFLEGRLTEDQLNNFRQEVDGKGLSSYPHPKLMPEFWQFPTVSMGLGPLMAIYQARFLKYLHARGIADTSNRKVWVFCGDGEMDEPESLGAISLASRENLDNLVFVINCNLQRLDGPVRGNGKIIQELEGEFRGSGWNVIKLIWGGYWDPLLARDKEGILRKVMEETVDGEYQAYKANDGAFVREKFFGKHPALLEMVSRMSDEDVWRLNRGGHDPHKVYAAFDAASKSVGRPSVILAKTIKGYGMGTAGESRNPAHQQKKLDADIIRAYRDRFNIPIADDKLEDVPFYQPPEDSPEMQYLHERRKALGGYLPKRRLNADEKLNVPALSTFKAVLDPTAEGREISTTQAFVRILTQLLRDKELGPRVVPIVPDESRTFGMEGMFRQIGIYAHEGQKYIPVDKAQVMYYRESEDGQILEEGINEAGAFSSWIAAATSYSTNNRIMVPFYIYYSMFGFQRIGDLAWAAGDMQARGFLLGGTAGRTTLNGEGLQHEDGHSHLLAATIPNCVAYDPTFAHELAVIIQHGMKRMIEDQENVYYYITVMNENYAQPGLKEGDEQGIIRGMYPLIKSEAKADLKVQLLGSGTILREVIAAKDLLEADWGIAADVWSVTSFTELRRNGLDAERENLLHPTAKPVVPYVTQLLEGTTGPIIASTDYMKAFGDQIRQFVPRGREYRVLGTDGFGRSDFRTKLREHFEVDRHFVTLSALKALADEGKIPMAKVAEAIAKYGINPEKANPHYA